A segment of the Populus nigra chromosome 12, ddPopNigr1.1, whole genome shotgun sequence genome:
aaaaaaagtaccaAGATATTACAGTTTATCATGCAGCTATCTTTTTGGTAGTTGGAAAGTAAACAGTTTTACTGTAATGAAgcaactcttcttcttcttttatctttaaactttttttttcaatttaattattttatatctaatttcATGAGATTAAGTTTTAAgttatcattgaaaaataaaattaaataaaaaaggatcacaatgaaaaactaattttctcataaaggaaaaaacaaatacatatataaatatataaccctatttttattttaaattttgacttttttatttactttatcttggaagtttttttttttttaccaggaaaaaatggtttttattttcataaattcatCATACAAATATAGTTTATTCATATGAAATATCCAGTTCGGTCTATTGTTGCCTGTGATTTTAAGCATTTCTCTGAAGGTAGTCTATTGCTTGGGAGTACGTGATGTTgtttgtgtttatatataaaaacatcattaaacacGACCATTTGCTGCCATCATCGTCAAGTTGTTAGAAAAActggaaataaataaatcatgtcTACTCATCTTGGTAATTCTTTAGCTTTAGGTCATTTGATTGATTGTGATATTTGATCTACTTGATGGTTGTTGATTAAAGGTATATTTAGGAATGTGGtttaaattatactttttaaaatttaaaattttttatttaaaattatgttttttatattgttttaatataataattttaaaaaaataaaataattattattttaatatattttttttaaaaaaaaatagtctgaACTGAAATCATTACCCATATCATATGCACCATGTGTGGCTAATCCTTATCTTAAAAAGTAATCAAGCTGGAAAGGTGCCTAATTCCATATTTACAGGTGGATTGTTATCTGATTGGATACATGCCACCCCTTTTCCAAATGCCCATCATAATAGTCAATTTATAAATACACTTAAGTCCTCCTTAATAAAgattatctttttctttaaaccattactttttcctttttcatttattttctaaatgagtacattcaaaaaaaaaaaaattatctattaaTAGTACCAAACTCATAATGATTAATGTCAGTACACCTCTTCAATCCATGACCAAGCTTAAGAAGTAGGTTATGAATTGATctggattaatttaaaataatattatttaaaaataaattaaaaaaaaaagattaaaattacattattttttaaaaaaagttaaactaaaTTTTACTCGAGTTTTGTCTAGATGGTTAATTAACTTGACGAGTCATTTGTTTAACCAAATCAAGTCTagctcaatataaaataaaatctagctCGAGTCCCATCAAAGATCAACGAGTCACTAGATTTACCCATAATATCGAGTCGGGTTTAAGAAGACTGGTATAATAAGGCaggaaatcaaaatcaatatctCTAAGTAAAGCCAAATTTGTATTAGCTTCTAGAGATAGCATTTTATTTGTGTAAAgattaaaaacacttaaattacTTGGAAAGTAGGTGATTAACAGAGCATGGTGGCTGGTTCGTAGAAGTTGCCACTTTCGAAACCTTAATGCTTACTCCACGTATTAAAGTAGAGACTTGTAAAAGCAATTGATTTTATATCCtttctttatcaaattaaattaatatgtattgCATTTGCTACCGTATTACGATAAATAGAGGCcgggataaaaaaaacagttgGGTTAGTATatctattaaattgaaaattaatttgagaaaataaaattattgaacttGATTAATTCAGGTTGCCTTTATCAATCtaaatcaacataaattaaaaaataattaaaatgaaattatttaaaaagaatatataaattgGATCGTCCTATCAAGTCAGCTATGgtgttgtttaattaattttaaacctagtgaaaattaaattctaaatctAATGAAGTAACCTGTCGGAACCGTACGAGCTTAATAGCCACTGCTTGAATACCTAACAAATTCAAACTTTCTGGGTGGCCTCTTTGCCGTCTCAAGCTTTTCCATTCTTTTCCTTGGTGTTTAGTCAAATTAACCAGACAGACAGGAACAATATTTTCTTACAGGTAAATGAATCAGCGGCGCGTATGTTTACAGTAAATCCAGGAAAAGCTCAGGAGGGAGAGGAGAGGAAGAATGTTGCCCCAATCTCTCTACAGCACACACGATTCCTTCAcagaaattaagaataaaaaagtgtttctctcaccatcaccatcatcaaaTGGTAAAATAATAGATTTCACGTCAATATTTCTTACCTGTTCACATCGTAATCAAAGGTTATCGCTGAGACTGTGCAAGATCAAAGGGGTTATCTGTGGAGACTAGAAACTGCTCTTTGACCTGATCGGAGGGCGTGCTTAGATGCCATCTCAGCTTCCACTCTCTTGTTTCAGAGATTTATTCCATTTCGTTAACAAATATCTAAATCCAAGGAGGACGCTTgatgaataaatatatatatttaattttttaccagTTAAATAATCAATCTGGTATAAATACAGGAAAGCCCACTGTCATCCGTAACAAAGATATTATAGGAAAATATTCATCCTTTCAGGAATCGAATTGGAATCTTTTCGACACGCAACGCGCCGCGATTaagagatattaaaaaaaagagcgcGAAACGTGCCCAAGGCCCAAAAGGAAGCCAATTTGCAATGGCAAGTCCCGTAATTATTCCAAAATCAAATGTGAAAATCACAAGATCGCATGAAAATATCTAGCCTCCCGAGACCGTAAAGGGTTAGTGGCATTTTTATTATGTCCtcttattttaacttttatctCATTTATATCCTTCtgctattttaatttatatttatatccttttttaatataaatttgatgGTACGTCTAGTTGTTTAGATACAATTTTATACCTTAAACGAGCTTTAAGAAGCTCTAAAATTACAACTTCTTCcgccttttcttttactttttacatcttataaaatataagcaaaatattattttaattatgtgttaacaaatattttattttgtattaaaacacaatcataattataatttatacatgtttaaGATATACAATCACAGTTGTAATATAACTTGTATTTTCAAGCCAAAAGCATTAAAATAAtgcttttactttgaaaacactAGTTATATTATAGTCTCATGCTcgtttttcaaatatgtttttatccattaaattagatatatatttaaatgttaGATATTGTTataacggttattttttaaagtgtttttaatttgaaaatatattaaaaaatatttaaaaaaattaaaatttatttttgatattaatataaaaattcaaattttatttttaaaaattataatttttaacgaATAACATTTTAACACGACACCCGGCACGCATATTGCATCATTATGCTTAGTTTGTTTGACTTTTAAGGGAGAATTCAACATGGACAAAGAACAAGTTGACTAACAACATGAAGAGCAGGGGATGGactttacatttaaaaaaatcaagtgactGAAATGAAACTTAACCTTTAACAGTTTAACTGAAACACGAAAACTGTAATCGCTCTCAGGTCTCTCGAACTTTCCTCCCTCCCTTTTTCTCAAAGATATTTTCTCTCTACAGACACAAACATCCCTTTATAGCTTCAATTCTCCTCAATTCCTTAAAGACAAGAACAGAATCAACAGAACTACCCCCTTCTCGGACCTGAGTTCTTGATCTTGTGCATTCTTGTTCCTCTGCTATGCTCATTCTTTGACGACTGTGAGTTTTTAGGTTAGCTGTTTTGTGTAAATTAAATTGTAGTAAAGAGATATGGATAGAGAAGGAGGATCCAAAGGCGGATCTTGCTACTACACGATTCTTGGTATTCGTAGGGATGCCTCCTTCTCTGATATCCGTTCTGCTTACAGAAAACTAGCCATGgtaaattcaagaatttaaaaaacaacccacCACGTTTTGACTCTTCTTGCTGGTTTATCTAAAGTttgtaaccttttcttttaatgatttcaGAAATGGCATCCTGATAAGTGGGCTCAAAATCAAAGTCCTGGGATCGGCGGAGAAGCCAAACGGCGGTTCCAGCGAGTTCAAGAGGCTTATTCCGGTGAGAGTGGCGGTTTTAATGGTGGTAATCTGGTGTTAAGGCTGTGTTTTTGAACCGAAGGTAACTATGTTTAATGGGTTTTTGCAGTTTTATCCGATCAATTTAAGAGGTCAATGTACGATGCTGGGCTTTACGATCCTCTGGAGGAAGAAGACGAGGTACGTTCAAAAATACCctctttgttttctattttgttcTAGTTCTTGCAAGGCAGAACAAAATGGTGTCGTTTTTAGGTTTTGGTGTTCGTGGGTGTGGTGTTTAATGATTGAGGTTTCCAAGGCATTTTCGTGGCAATTTGGTAAATAGGATTCTtgctaaaggtttttttatttatttaaaatgcaaATTAAACATGATTGCTGACTAAAAAACCTATGGGATACTTCTTTTTGAAATCGATAATGTGTCATTCACACTACATTTTAGTGGTATTTTGAAGCTTAGTAGCATTTACTGtggttatttttgtttaaaaatgtattaaaataataatttttattatttttaaaaaattatttttacattggtatactaaaacatttaaaaaaaacataaaaaataattttaaatcaaaatcaaaatcaaaatcaaatttttagaaaacatatttGCAAACAGACttttattagattaatgaaCATATATATTAGGTACCGTTTTAAACTGTAGTCGGAATGAAAAGGCATAATTTTTCACCGTTTGAAATGCTGCATGCCACGTAGACAAACATTGAAAAGTTGATTTTGGAAACCTTTGACCTGATTTGGATTGAGTTTCAATTTGAATCGGTCTGGTTTGAACTTGTTGGGTCAACATCAAGAAATTTGTCTGGGTTGATCTCGTGATCCATGAGTTAATCTAATAATTCAGTGATCTAGGCTCTTTCCTGGGTCGGTCCAAGTCTAATGCGCGCAACAAATGCTTGTATTACATGCACAAATGAGATGCCACAGTATTGTGGACTACCTATTGTTGATGTCTCTTCTgtctttttagtttgttttctttcaatagATTGCCCGTATGTCTTCAATTtgtaaatttttgaaaacaggaattttgtgattttatgcAAGAGATGATCTCCATGATGAACAATGTGAAAGATGAGGTATGAAATTGAGCTCCCACTCCCTCACTTTCCCCTGTTGCCCCCCTTTTGTGTAACCATTATTAGTTCACTTGAGCCATTTGAAAAGGGCAGAATGTAAATTTGACCTCCAAACGGTGTGTTGAATATTCCAGGGAGATAGTTTTGAAGATCTGCAGAAGATGTTTATGGAAATGGTTGGTGGGAATGGCATGGGCTTTGACTTCAATGATGAGCTGACGAGTACGAAGATGGCACGTGTCAATGCATCAAAAGGTAATGCAGCGAAGCGCAGCAGCTCTCGCGGTTGATGCATGAATTACAATGGATCATCCAACCAAGTGCATGAATTATGGTGGAAATTTGGTGTTTATGGGGGGATTAGTTTAGGTAACAATTTAGTTTGTTCTTAACTTGGAAGGCTTGTGATTATACTCAGATAGAATAAAATTTCCCTTTACTTGTTTGTCATCAACTTATATAATACACTATGTTTTTCCTCTGTTCATTGAACATTGAGTGAAGAAGAGCTATGAATGGTAACATTTGTCTTTGCCAAACATGAGACAACATGGGCATCCAAAGCCATTTCTTAAGGTCCTTCAACTAGGAGATGAGGCATGGGCCAGCATGGGAGAACAAATTTGACATTTGTTATGCATATCACTTGTACTATATTGTTTTGTAAAACAATATCTTAGACATGTTTCATGCATTAGTGTGATTCGGGCCATGTATAGTTCTATCACGCCAGTTACTTTTCGTGTGATAGGTGCATCTGCAAACTTCTTTTATAAATTCTTGGTGCATGACTGCAATCCAAAGAAATAATCTTTTTTGATTCATTGCTTCTGATACCAATCAGTTCTCCTATCATCTCGGTTATGCACTGGATATAGGTAAGGTgggctatcttttttttttaattttatgcccAAGTATATATAAAGCTCAATCTAGATCTGCTACACTAAAAAGCTAAAGGGCATTGAAATTGCCGAGGTCCATTGTGATCATTTCATGGTGTGATGCAAAAGCTTTCACAAGGTCCATGCCGCCTCCATTGGTGCTGGTGGTCGACGTCTCTAGTATTTGATAAAGTGTTGTATGGCAGGACTGTAGCTGTTAGTGCTTTACTGGTGTGTCTGTAGTGCAACTTGCAAAGTTACATTACATGGTATGTTTGTCTCTGGcttgcttttcattttctagCTTTCGGCACCCTTTCTTTACAGTGCTTGTCTTATCTTGGTGTCTGTTGTGCATGGAGAATCATGGTAGAGAAGATTGTTGTTAAAGAATTCAAGTGGGTCGCAGCAAATAGGAAAACTTTAGCTTAAATTTTGCATGCTGTATTGTGCATTGCTGTGGGGATTAGGGATAATCACTCGATGACACTTCAACATTTTCTTCTGTGCTGTTTTTAGCAATGTTTATTATTACAATGAACACCAAAAATACGGCCCGTCCTTGTTTCCATGGCCAAAGAAGTACCATGCCCTCACTCCCTTCAAAAGCAAcctggttcaatttttttaaaaataaaacgatAGTACGTTTAAAGGGTGAACTGACCCAGACGATCAGATCAGCTTCAGTTTTGTCAGGCCCTGAAAAGCTGCGTCTTGAACCATTAGAGCACACTACTTTCAGGTACAAATACATTTAATTTGCCAATTATTTCGATAGATCTAATATCTATGGTAAGAATTTACGGTCGCCATGCACAGTTTTCAATGACAACCAACCAGTCACCGGCAGCTATGAACCAGAAGCATCTTGGGGTGAACTGTGAAGCATGcatagttgatttatttaatataaaacatgctttcttgattcttattttttatatatttcacaCTTAAGAAacttgatcaataaaaaaaattacagctaacgaaaaaaaaataaaacaagaagagaCAATTTACAGTCATATTTCTACAAGAATATTATTGTATAATCATGGGCTCCGTAGCTAATTaattcaagtctttttttttaatcatttttaacacttatttttttaataccactaaataccaaataattatattcaattatttttattaacatagtcAAACGATAtataacaacatttttttataattttttttataaaaaataaaatcataaaacgtGATGGGATTTagattattaatatgaaaaaaataatctaaatcccATCACATTaacattaaattcatttaattcaCGTGCCACATTCATGTACTGatgttaaataaaatcataaaacacttatttcaaaaaaaaaaacttaggaaATCTTGCTGCATTAGCCTGTATTGAACTTAGAACCTCCGTACATGAatcattaaattgttttttcatctcctaTAAAATCATATGGAGCCATGTTATAGCAAATAAACCTTCATTTCTCAAGGTAAATTCACACAAATCTCACGTTTCAGGGTCCGATGCACAGGAAGAGGAATAGAAAAACTGAGGCTGACTTCTGCCGAGACAGGTAGCCCAGAGCTCGTACTCGATTGTccgcattaaaaaatatatattattttaatatatttttaattaaaaaacactcctCATCACATTACTGCACACACTTTCATGATCCGGGAAAAAATTGAGCACCAATCATAGTTGTTAATTCTACCTTAGCTTAATGGCAGGACcttgttgaaaataaaagaatgaagaatgaaattaaaaagtaaatagtaaaaAGGATAATGATATACTTTATCTTTAATTGttaagagagaaaacaaaaaccacCAATTATCACATATCTACACACATAACACCATGTATAAGAAGTGACGGTTACGCATTTAGTGAAATGTCAGATTATCAGATTTGGCTACCAGGTAAAGTTGCACGTGCCAACCTAAATTACGCAAACATCATTCACTCGTTGACATGTTTGGAACATGCGTCACAAgtctttgaataaaaaaattaaaaaaaaaacatagtaattCTAACCTAGCTTAATGGCAGGACCTTGAATTTGACCtggttgaaaataaaagaatgaagagtgaaattaaaaaataaatggtaaaaAGGATAATgatatactttatttttaattgttaagagaggaaaaaaataaaaaaacaaccatcaattattatatatctaCGCACATAACATCATGTATAAGAAGTGACGGTTACGCATTCAGTGAGATGTCAGATTATCAGATTTGGCTACCAGATGGAGTTGCATGTGCCAACCTAAATTGCGCAAACGTCATTCACTCGTTGACACGATTGGGACATGCGTCACAAGTctctgaataaaaaaa
Coding sequences within it:
- the LOC133669360 gene encoding uncharacterized protein LOC133669360; amino-acid sequence: MDREGGSKGGSCYYTILGIRRDASFSDIRSAYRKLAMKWHPDKWAQNQSPGIGGEAKRRFQRVQEAYSVLSDQFKRSMYDAGLYDPLEEEDEEFCDFMQEMISMMNNVKDEGDSFEDLQKMFMEMVGGNGMGFDFNDELTSTKMARVNASKGNAAKRSSSRG